The nucleotide sequence CAGAAAATGCTTGCAATTTCACTAATTCAATATGAACATTTGAGTCGTGTGCCGGCAAAGCGCAATTGTCAACTGTTTAGTGTCCTTTGTGAGCGCCCTCCCTCCAGTTAAAAGTTTTTCATGGCTTTCCTCGTTTCGCTTCCATTTCGCTTCCTTTCGTTTTGCCACTGTTCCGCTTCCGGGAAAGCAATTAAAGATACATTTTCGCGCAAATGAATGCTAATGAATTTAATAATTTCCATTCAAACGATACCGCGCGAAAGCGGTGTGGTGTGCAAAAATTTCATGATTTTGAGAGGATTCAAATGAAATAATTCGCCGGAATTCTACCGCAATACCTGGGCGCTTTCATTAGGCCGCAAATTTATAGGTGCAGTAATCGCATTTCACCAACGTTGCCGCAAAAGTGGCTGCTAAACCGAAAAAAAGGCATTTAAATTGATTacgttgcgtatacgcaacaTTTGGCACCACTCAAATATTGTTGTTTGAAACtttttctctttatttttctATTTTGTGTGTGGTTTATTCGAGCAGCGCCATCTAATGTGGGCTGTGCTATGATTACGCGGTTGGCTGGTTTTCGCGTGGGGACATGTGGATGTGTGGTTGTCTCTTTTGGCGCTTTAAGCCACGTTAAGTGCTCGCACCTACGCCAAAAGGCCTCAGGGCGCAAATTGAAAACTCTAACCGAACTGCGTGACAATCAACCGGGCCAAACAATTACCAATTTCGATATGCACAGTCAGACGAGGACATTTCCGTGCCATAAAAGCGCCCGAGGATAACATAGAAAGATACAATATTGATGGCTCGTTACCAACAAATTGTGTAAAAACCCCCATCCACCCCCCAATCGCTTGCTTTATTTGCTGAAATACTTTTTATGGCTTTGCCCGGCTGTCATAAAGATCCCTTCGACATTGGACTCGACCATGGGCCAGAGATCAAGTGGTCGTTGGCCATTAGCAATCGAAAGTGAGGGAACAGGTTCCGCTTTTGTTATATCTATACAACTTTAAGGCACTGATAATAAAGAAGAaaactatattaaatataaaagagATCAAAATTATTAACTAGTGCTATGCCTCGACTTTGTCTTTCCAGCTACTATCAATTCAGATACATTAGATACTTTATATATAATCTTAAGATACTTTATAGAAAGGCATTGAACTTTGACTAGCAGTATAGAACTACTTACAACCATAAACTCAATTTATCCTCCTAACTATTGGAACTATGTATCTTTGACAGCAACACGTGGCCAAAGCGAGTGCACTAAATGTATTTGGAGAACCAACAAAGGGAATATTGATTGGAATTTACATAGACTTTTGAACCAGATTAGCCGGCGCTTACAACCGCATTCCAGCAGCACGCCGGCCTCAGTGTCACGTATTCCTGCGATGTGATCTTTGTGGGACTGACAAATGCCGGGTCTTATCACAGGCCCGTGTTTGCTGACCTTTCCTGTCCGGAATTCTTAAGCAGTTCGCCGAAGAGGTCGTCGTAAAACAGCTACTTATATAATGCCCGAGAAGCGGTGAGCTCTGCTTTTGATAAGCTATAGGTGGGCGGAATGCCGCTGAAATTATGTTCAGCAGGATACCTTTAATTACGGCCACGTTATTGTGTTGGCCACCTTCTGCTGACTGCTACTTTATGGCCGTAATTTTGCTGAAAACTTTGGCAATGCAGTAAATTTCGAGCAAAGTACACTTGCACAAAGGGCGTCGACAGCAAAGATAAAGAGACAGTCAACGCTAGATCCTACACggagaaaaataaatatatttcttaaatttaatttctgatttaatttttcttaaagtaattttaatataataaatacatattttatattcaaatattttaaaatgattcTTAGCTTCGCAAATTAATTTCACTTAAGAAACACTTAAGGAAAAACACatattttctgtttttccTATAATCTCAAAATATATTCGAAATGCTTAaagttaataatattttttttttcaatgaAATACatcttttcttttaatttttttttaaacccaaaatatatttaaaatgtttatggTTAATACTATTTATATACTGTGAAATAAGTCTAATTTTTTTCAATCCTTAATCTTAATTCGTAATTCCCTTAACACGTaagcttttttttaaaatgcgTACTAATTTTAAAGCCCTAAATTTTCTATTATGATATATCATTTTAATTTCCCAACCTCCTAATCAAagtcaatatttattttgaaaagaagTCCTAGAACGTCAACATATGTTGATGATACCCTCCTACATGTTTTGAAATCTAATTGATTTTGGATGTGTTTTGATAACGGATTTGTCTGAGTGTAAGCCCAGCACAAGCAGAGGATACCGCAAAATGTTACGCCCCCAGGCACTCACACAAGCACACAGAGACGCCGAgacaaacacacacaaaacGAAACGAGACACTCACACAGGTGGCCAAAAAATTTACTGTCTGAAATGGCAAGTCGCGTGTTGTAATTTTCATGTGTCGGCAAAACGGAAACGGAACAGCAAACAACACATAGCCGACTTTCTAAACACAACAACATCCcccagcacacacacacacacccacaaaCACCACAACTCAGACAAGCAAAGGCAAACACTCACAGATGGGCGAGAAAGGACGAAAACCACAGCGAACGATAATGGAAAGCATTAAAGCAGATTACTTGTGAAGCCAAAATGCCAGGAGACACAGTGGCGGTCTGAATTAGTGAAACTCAAGGACGAGACTCCTTTTTTGTATGCGCGAAAAGGCTTCGAATTGATGAAGATGAAGGTCATTCGGCGATGGCTGCAATCAGTGCCTCCTTCTCGCAGGATAGTGCCACCCATAACGTCTGTCCGACATTTGCCTAGGCCAATTTTAATTGTTTCTTCTTTAGCTTCTCGCTGGGTTCAAGAAGGCCCAGTTTGGTGATGCCATTTTAGCCATTTTGTGATTAGTTTtagaagaaaatattgtaTTAATTTGTTGATTTAATTACTGTATTAAATTGGGTACGAGTAAGTTATTTAATATCCGCCTAGGCATTATGAATaggttatacattttattttttatttatatgaaAAATATACTCAAATTGTTAAAGTATCTTAAATGCATTGTAttgattcattttattttatactaATCTaattatttaatcatttttattattttaaaaactgatAATTTGCCAtgttaataattataacaaagTTATTGCcctttttaaaatgatttattcataatttatttaaattattatttttttataatataaagtTATAAGTTGAGGCTTAAGTTTTACAATTTTAACACATAAAAGACATATAAcaataaattgaaaattgtGCTTAACAAATAATGATAACATTTATTCACATGGCTTTTACCGACGCCCAAACTTAGGCAACACTATTCGTAATGGCTATAACCCGCCCACCAACACACACTCAGCCATTCGAGTTAAAACCAAGAAGGGGGAAAGAACTTGTCGCTGGGCAATTTGTTTAATGAAATcatcaaattaaataaaatgtgcGGGCCCAAAAAGTGTAAGTGTAAGCAATTTGCTGGcgcctttgttgttgtttttgtttttggctttTTGTGTCATGAAATATAAAACCACAGTATGACATGGCCCAAACCACAAGAATTCCCATTCCACCGCCTAACACGTGCCCACCAACTGACGACCAGGATCCCACTGGAAAAAAATACCCTACACTTCAAACTACAAAATTGAaagtataatatatatttttattcaatgCAAACAGTTTCTGTGATTATTAGAAATATATTAAACTATATAAActcaaaaagaaatatttttatttcctaATTTTATTCCTCTcttacattttattatatttttctgTGTAGTGGATTTGTAACCGAAGTCAACAGCATAACTCTGCGCGTGTTGGTCGAATGCTCGCACGTCTCCTAGGCTGTCATTTTGGCCATGTTTTCAGCCTAAATAGCCCATCGGCCCTCGACTAGATCCTGGCCAAAATATCCCCTCGGGCGTTTCAATTACATTATTAATCACATCACTCGCAGGTCTTATTTTAAGCAGTTTTCCGACCCAGCTGCCGGGCAATAAATTCGTTGGCCACCAGCaaaactttttcaattaaCACAAAATTATGCAAATTGAGTGGCTGCCAAAGTCGCAGGCATAGGACTTGCTTAGATAGCGATAAGACAAATGGCGTTGGCATAGATTTCGGGTATTAAATTTATAGGGGGCAGGATGTTTGTGCAGCGAAATTCCAAAGAATTATGACCTACCACAACGGGCCAAGCTCTTGTGCTGCGGGATTTTGCTACAAGAAACATAATTGACAACTGGAAATACATTTCTTGTGAAATGTAGCTTTAAATGTTAGTTGGTTCTTagtatttataatttttagtttatgtaaatatttgaACCGGCTTTTTCCGACCTCTTCGAATTCTGTTTGGACAGAAAAAAGGTCACTCGGACATAGAGACAGTATCAAGTGGAACTTACCTATTTATTAGCAGTTGAAGTGTGCTGGCCTTGAGGATAAGCAGCACAAATATGATTATACCAAAGCCGGTGTTTAAATAAACGGATATATCTAAAATGATGGTCCCTAGCAAGTAACGGAACAAAGACGTAATTCTGTCCAGGAGCCAAGATACGCCCATTATGACAAAGAGCCGAAGAAACTGCAGGTAACTGAGATTGGTAAATGAGATACGCATTAATTCTAAAAAGATCATTTCGTACGTCTGGACATCGATATCGAGACAGGGCCTCTTTCTCATGTTTGGTTGGGCAAACCTTTTGACCTCCCTCTTTACTTTCCAAATGTGGATGGCCGTCAGGATGAACATGCTTGAACTGAAGGTGGTCAAGATCAGAACCGGGCCATGAAAAAATATCCAGTAAGAAAAGCCCCAGTCTGTGGATGAAACAAAATAGTCAACTTTCAATTAGATCTATCTAGCCAGATACAACTTTAATATAAACCCACCTTGCATATAACATCCTACAAATCCAACAAATGGCGTCAAGTACCTTTTTTGGGGATCCTCTCCCCAAATCTGATTCATTATATAAATTACTCCTGTGGGAATAGCAGCCGAGACCCAAACAAATGCGCTGTACTTTAAGAATGCATTACGTGGCTCAAGGCGACTTAGGGAAGTGAAAAGTTTCCTTAAATGATAGCTGATTACCGCGAACCACAAATAGGTTGCCATCGAAAAGAGGTAGTCAGAATAAGCTAAAAGCGATTAATAATTTGAACAAGATCAAGGTAAAATTAAGACACTATccgaaaaaaaattcaatAACTAACCTACTAGAGTgcaaatattatataaaaagtttaatttatTCAGGGTCCAGAAGAGGTACTTCAAGAACAAACCGAATACACAGGATATAAGACACTTTCCAAGTAAGTTCCGAAGCTTCTTAATATACAAATACACAGCCATAGTCAGGATGAAGCATATTAGCGATATTATAGTAACTAAAAATTGAGAAGCAACagaataatataaatttagaaaaatatGAATCCATAATTATCCTTACTCTCGAATGTAGCCGGAACGCGTCTTGTTAGGCACATTCTGTTAACAAACCATAAGATCTCCGGAAAGTCCGAATAAGTTTGGGGAAAGAGGCAGTATTGGTCGTTGCTCAACATCACGGCGGTGGGGTGGAGAAGTATGGATCCATCCTATAAAGATTTGAATTAGGCAGGGAGGCAGTTGGAACATTGTAATCAAACCTTTAACATAGTGTATTGATCGGCCTTTAAACCAAGAACCTTGTCGCAGGGTTGAAAGTGTTCCCTTAAGACGAATATTTTAGTAGAATTGTATTGGGGCATCTTTCTAAGCTCCGTTATATTAAGGTCCTTCGTTATGATATCATCAAATGTTAGGTTCAACATTCTTAGAGAAATCTCCTTCTTAAGGTCATCACTACACTCCCCGTTGGCCAAAATATTCTTGTAGGCACAGCATATCCGGATGCAGGGCGTATCTTTGCAGATACAGGCCCTTAAATGTTTGTTAACCGACTCTTTGGATCCATCCGAAAATTCACGAAAACTGTACTCCCCAGTTAAATTAGCGGGAATTTCCAGACCTTCATATACATAAGTGTCGTTCAATTTTTTATAGCGCGAGATATCGATAGTTTCTTTGTATTTGCATTCTGGAATCTCTGCGCTAGATCTTTTCGCAATATATGAGATCAGAAATATACCGAATAATTTTAAAACCGGAGACATTTTGGATTTTGCTTCCTTCTCCACGGAAAGCTAAAGTGGACTAAATCTCGAATCGCGATTTTTGTAGATGAAATAAATTTGCACTGTGAACCTTGGGCTTTTATAATCAACAGCTGAGGAGCTGAGCTATTAAATGTATTCTCTAAAGAATTAAAACTccaataattaataaaatcaataagTGTATGTTTTCAAGCGTTCCGTGCGATCTGAAAATTAATGTTATCAACAACGTTTGAACACAAATAGAATTTGAAGCAATGAAAGAGCGTCATGGgaataacaaattaaaaattgtatatgtAAAATCTTgataaaattgattttcagtagaaaacaaatataagagcccgaaaattattttattattgttccGGATATCCGATAAGCTATGCCTCTAAGTACTGTTTATGCGCTTGTAGATGTAGTTAGCTGGTCATTAAAGCGAGGCAGCAATAAATTCACGAATATACACGACAAACCAAAGATTCAACTCATGCTCATGAGCAAAGCAAACTACACggtgaaaattttatttgcagattagtttaattctgtttcaaaattaaacaatatttgaaattgGATTGAAAAAATGTAGTGAATTGAAGGGGTATAATAAgatgaaatttaaaatttaaaatatctttttgtttatatCTGTTTTTTTAAAGTCTACAAATGTTTTATACTATTTGTCATTGCAAGGAGGCAATAAACTTCTTGTTGACTGTACTCATGGTTCTCGAAATTCCAGACGCATTTGCAGCGCTGTGACATTCATCAGAGCGCGTTTCGCGTCCACATTGTCTTGCCCGAGAATAAGGATGAGGTTGTGGCTTTCATCCGCAGGAACAAGGACGCTGAAGGATGGCGGCGAGGAGCTGTCTCGTTACGCTTACTTAGCAGCTTAATTTATGCATTGTGCAGGGCGCAAATGATGCATTGTTTGCCATTGCAGTGTGTTTTCTGGTCGGGTGGCAAAGTTCTCCCCTGAAGCAGTATCCCAAAGTTACCCGGCAAAGCCTCGTCCTGGGGCTCAGTCAAGGTGAACGGGCGAAACCAATCAATTAAACCTTTTTAGGGCTTTAAATGCACTTTGTAAAATAACAAGTTATTTGTGAAGCACAAGAATGCTGGGTTCATTAAagggtttatttaaaaacaaacaaaaatcaaagtatGTAAGTTTCTCAAcaagttataaaatataaaccaAATCTCAGATGGAATTAAGGAAGTTATGCTTAGAATGAAAGGCTCAAAAAAAGTTACAAGTTTGTGCTAAaagaaatgttttaaatttgttacGAGATAGACACCCTTTTATTGAAGATTATATGTGtggaaaataacaaaataataacttTCAAGAAGATATTATATTAATTTGTGGTACATGTTTCTGCTAAACCAtagtaaacatttttaaggacataatattttataatatttttttattaaataccCTAACGAATATTTTTCGTGCAAtaacaaaattattatttcaAGTTGATGGATTTTTATTACACGGTTATTTTTACTCACTTTCTTGAGCTGAGCGGCCACATGCCACAACCACTGCCACTAAATTGCGAAAAAGTTGCAACCCAAAGACGCAGTAACTAAAGTTGTGGCTGTGCTCACCTTTTCCTCCAGGGGCTCTGTGAAACTTGCAATTAAGTTAGTGGCTTTCTTTCTTGCCACCTGCAGCAACAGCTCACTAAATGTGCATCGCGGCACTTAAAACGCACTTGGCTTAAAGAGGACGCAGtgcttttttaaatataatcacttttttaatatttgccaGCCATCTGATTTAATGGGCAAACAATAAAGGTATTCATTGGCATAAATAACAATCACTTCAGTGTTAGCTTTaagaaaatacaaatataaatCCTGCTtatgataaaatatttaatataaagaCATCGAAAGAAGTactataattataatatacttataattataattgaaatcccttttatatttaattttaggtGTGTAAAAGTATGCAGCATAAAATGCTGTATAAGCTCGTTGTTTTTCTAACTTTAatgtatacattgttgcatacttttaggcacctaaaattaaatttcaaagTGTTTTCAAAGCACTAGAGATTTGTGGCACAGTAAATTTAagaataattaaataaaagaaCATCTGTTGTAAAAGATCTAATCTCGGATGCAAGATGGTCGACAGGTTGGCAAATAAGTTGTAATACCGATTGACCCGTCTGAGCGGAAATAGACAGACAAGTCAATGGTCGAATCGATTCGTCTGACGAAGTTGGCCAAGAGGATGTTTGCTGGCTCGAAAAACGCTATCAATTGGCAATTATATACTCTGAGAACGTACCGCCTGGTCCTGACTGACGGCGAGTCATTTCGTTTGCGCATAAATCAAAATGAAATTGCGTTAAAATGTTTCTTCAATTGATTTACTGTTGACTTATTGCcgttttcattttatttcaGTTCCTTTCTGCTGCTTGCggaaaatttataattttaatgtGCCCTGTTCGGCCTGGAGGcgtttttcatttatttcccTGCCTGTCTTCGGTAAATATTACATAATGAAAGGCGAAACCAAAAGTGTAGAGCGCTTCGAGGggcatacatttttgttatttaataaGAGTTGGCTTTTCCAatattttcacatttttttaaatctttgCGATATCTTCAAAATATTATATGCGATTTTCAAAGGTCTGTATTTCTGCAATTAGCATTTCTTGGTAATTACAATTATGACTTCTGTTGGTTAaagcaaaaaagaaaaagatttTGTAGCacacttttagacacctttgtGGCACCCTGgattaaaaaatatagtacACACTCTTTTCATTCTAACAAATGGTCGTCAAAAGGAAGAAATTAATTACATGGCACTCTTGCAACCTATATTCCGGCTTTATTAGTCAGCTTTTTTACGACCTCTTCTTGTAAAAAAAATCTCTTGTAGAACACCTGGCAACACTGATAGCTGTCCCGTCCCTTTGTTTATTTAGCATTGATTTATGCATTGAGTGTTTTAAATGTGGGCGTGCTATTTATGGGTCTTGACCGATGTTCGTTCGTCTGCTGGCGTTTTTGCGCTGCTTGCACTTGATTTGTGGCTTGTCCTGCAGACGGGGACTCGAACCCACACCCACGACTACAAGTCACTGCCAGGACCCCGGACACAGGACTCCGGACTCTGGACGTGGACAAGGCGTGTCCTGGCGAAAGGTCACTTGATGTATGGGAACCTTAGCTTCTTGGCGCTCGGCTAGTTTGCATAtttggctgctgctgctgtgtcAGCAGTGGAAATCACTTCAAATATAATGGCTCCTTGTCTTGCCAGTCAGCCAGCCATCAGGCCATCCAGATTTGTGTCCAAAAAGTTCGTGACAAATTTGATAAGACTTTGCAGCTCATTTGTACTCCATGTTGAGCTGCTTTGTTTGCTCGGCTTGTGCTGCATTGCACTTGGCTGCTGATTTTCTCATCAACATAATAAATGAGCCTCCTTCGTCTGCAGATCTTTCGTCGCCGCCATTTGGGTGCTTGTCTAATTTGAACATGAATTGGTCTGAGGAACATCAAACTTAAACCTCGATTCTTCTTGGTGACCTATGTAAAATAATGGGGTAATCTAAGCTAACAAGCAATTTTGCAAGCGTGTTGTTTGGTAGTAGATTCAGACCATAATGAGAAACGAGTCTGTCATAAtgcacattttaaaatattttattatatattttttacgtTTTTACAGtcacattttaaatattactttGTTTGTGTGTTATAAAATGTGAATAAAATATAGAGATAGTAATACATAGTCCCCTTTTCAAATTAATTCACTGTGCtttcgaatttaaaatatattagtgcatacttttagacaccttaaACCACATTTAGAGGTGATTTCGAAACCCTAGTGATTTGTAGGGCACCCCCGTATATTTCTGTTTACAAAATTCCTTACGATTTTCGCTTGCTTTCAGTCTGCTAAATGCTGATCAACAGATGCCCCAAAATATTGACATTTAATTGCCGACAGCCACATTTCTGGAGGGCTAACCGAACCGGAATCCATTGGCATCAATGTGTCAGTAAACCATTTCAATTAGGCCGCGACCGGAGACTCAATGCAAATGGGGGGCCGACCACATGCGGAGGAGCAGTAGCCGTCTTGCCAGGAATCAGCAATTTAATGTCGGTTAAAGCCGCAGACATCGCATCAATGTCGAGCAGTTGGGGGTCCGAGAACAGGAGTCCCCGTAACGATTGCCGTTGTATTGCCATGTGTACGCGTGTTTTGCTTCAGCAGACCGTAAGCTACGTGCCAGACGTTCCTGCAAGGACCTCCTTGGGCCCTTCCTCCCCCCTCCCAAAACTCATTTCCGACCACCATGTGCCGAACCATGGGCCCCCCTTTCATGGGCGGCATGCCAACAGCTGCTCGATTTCTTTGTGTGATTTGTTGTGGAACGGATGTTGGCAACATGTCCCACGAACTGCGGACACAGTCCTCTTCCACATTCTTCTACCATTTATTTTTCCATCCATTTTCTAGCcccttttaaaaatagttgGAATGGCTTCTACACAATTGTTTGCCATTTAATTCGCATTCGCCAGATATCAACCTAATTGAATTCATTTCGCCAGCAGATGTCGGAATTTAAAGCATTCGCTTACCGAGTTGGCAGTGAAATGGaaacattataaaaacaatGCTTCTCTATGAAAAAGGGAATGTAATTTATTCATTCTCGGTTTCGATTGAACGTGACTCGCAATCATTAGAATCGAAAGGGATCGAAAAGTTAAGGTCGCGCTTGTAAAAACAGTCAGCTCTTGAATTACACAAATAATGATGTCTCTAAACGAAGATAACGTTCGATATccatttttgattttatataGTTCTTGAATTTTATATTTGATGTAATACGAAAAGTTTCCGGAGTCTTCCAAGCATTTTTAGTGGAAATAatttatgaccgtttttataaaTTCTTGCTTGTAAAGTTTGCGTGCTTATCTGAAAAAAGTTTCAAATTTTTCCTCGCCATTTTTTGCACGGAAATTTAAAGCAAAACAGGAACCTAAAGTCGAATGTTAtgacaaaaaaatgtttgtgaCATTTCTAGCAAACATGTTACGTTAAGCAATTAAAGTATCCACAAAGTAGGTCTATATGATGTCAGGAGCCTGGTTTTCCTCAGAACTGACATGCATTTAATGCCCTTAAGTGCTTATTTACTGGTACGACTATTGTGTGTTGGTGGACAGGAAAATGTTCATGGTTGTTTGTCATTCAAAACAGCTTtgcttttgaattttgaattcaATTTAATGGTAAGCTCAACTTGCTTCTGGGAATTTGTATACAATATTTTGTGTAAGCGACAGCTTCAAAACAATTACCAGGCCTTAACTTGAAAGTTTTGGCAAGCCATTAGGTAGATTGTACTTAGTTTAGGTGTTTTCtctttaaattgtatttaattaaGTTAAAAGCTTGTTATTTCGCTTGAATTGGTTACAATGAGAAGTAGTTGTCtaattaaatttcaaattaGATTTTTGACAGCAGTTAAATAATTACATTCATATTATCTCTTGATTAATTGAAATACTTGATGCGTGAAAATGTTAGTTATCAGGCACCAAAAACACATATGACTAGCTAATTACACATTTTTCAATGGAATTTATCGCTTTTTTCTTTATTCAAAAGCCTAATAAATACAACTGACAAGTTTAATATTGGTCAGCAGAGATAattgaaataataaataactaaTTCAATTATTAGaattggaattttaattaGTCTGTTTTTAGAACGAATTATGTTCGATTAcgtagtaaaaaaaaagtaatccGAGTCAGTCCATGGAAAATGCAGTCATTAATGACTAAAATTGTCGGATGAGCGACAATGGCAAATAAACAAGAGGCTGTCAGACaagtaaaatgtttttttattcaGCGTCCAGGGACCTATTATTCCGTTCCCAAGCCAATGCTAATTAATAAACTTTACTTTGGATCGGAGCGAGCAGTTGAAACTGTAGAAAACTTGTCAATGGCACTGGTGCTCCCCTGCACGAGTGGCCTCAATTAATGGGATCTATGTAAATTGGCTTAATTTCAATTGACCAACTCGATGCCATCGTAGTTTCAGCTCCACTGACGTCGACAACAGGAAAAACAGCTGCCAAGGAAGCCGTTCAGAAACTCGGGAGCACCGATGGCGTTAAATCCCAAACAAATTATCTCAGACACGTCTCAAAATGCAAACAAGATGCCGGgagacacacacacatccaCCAGTATGGCGATTAAATTCTGATTTCGTTTCGGCGAAAGTTTCAAGTAAATCCTGTGGCTCTTAGTGCCGCTTTAAGGACAATTACCCCGGGTACTCGTATTTGGCGTGGAACCCACTGGCaaacgaaaacaaaatataaagacactaagaaaaatgttctagttgaaaaagatatttagGAGATGGTAAATTTATAATCATcgtataatattaaaaatgtgttCTCAACATTTGATTCGATGCGAGCTTGGATAAAACATAAATGTGTCTCCTAAGTTCATAATTTAGTTTAAGCTTAAACATGttttgattttatattttaatttgaatattaAGAGTactattttatatatttataatccGATGCCTATTCTTTATCAaaccttttttaaaattcttaaaactCATAAATGGTTTAGGTAtttaatgttttattatattatatccGTTCATAcataatatattaattttatcTTTGCAAGAAAAGTCTTGAAAAATAGTCTGAGTATTTCTGAGCTATAAGACATTTTTATTATCATATGTCCTAATGTTCGTTTAGTATTTTATGATAATTCGGGCATAAATAAGTCTTtacttttcttttgttatgAAGGTTTTTTTCAGCTACAAGTTAAAAGTTCCCCACTTTTTTCCAGTGCAATTCTCCAAGGAAGGGCGTCGAATCCAGAAGAGATCCATAGTCTGGGATTCGGATGGGTTCATGTTCATGCCCAAAGCTCCATGGTCAAGGCTGCTCGGTTTATTGTTTTGGCCACTGCAATTGAGCGAAATATTTCGAGTTATTTTTGGCTCTCGACTTGTGGCGCAGCTAATCTTGAGTTGTCTGCTTTTGGGGGATTGcgaatgttgttttgtttgtcTCGGCGAAAGAAATTGGGGATGGCTGGGATGATGGGGCTTCAAGTACATCGAGTACAGGGAGGCCATAAAGCAAACACTTTTAGTTTGTTGAACTGTGCGCCGAGGTCGGGGCTTCTAATTCGTTGTCAAAAA is from Drosophila suzukii chromosome 3, CBGP_Dsuzu_IsoJpt1.0, whole genome shotgun sequence and encodes:
- the mthl12 gene encoding probable G-protein coupled receptor Mth-like 12, yielding MSPVLKLFGIFLISYIAKRSSAEIPECKYKETIDISRYKKLNDTYVYEGLEIPANLTGEYSFREFSDGSKESVNKHLRACICKDTPCIRICCAYKNILANGECSDDLKKEISLRMLNLTFDDIITKDLNITELRKMPQYNSTKIFVLREHFQPCDKVLGLKADQYTMLKDGSILLHPTAVMLSNDQYCLFPQTYSDFPEILWFVNRMCLTRRVPATFEITIISLICFILTMAVYLYIKKLRNLLGKCLISCVFGLFLKYLFWTLNKLNFLYNICTLVAYSDYLFSMATYLWFAVISYHLRKLFTSLSRLEPRNAFLKYSAFVWVSAAIPTGVIYIMNQIWGEDPQKRYLTPFVGFVGCYMQDWGFSYWIFFHGPVLILTTFSSSMFILTAIHIWKVKREVKRFAQPNMRKRPCLDIDVQTYLQFLRLFVIMGVSWLLDRITSLFRYLLGTIILDISVYLNTGFGIIIFVLLILKASTLQLLINR